GCTGCTGTCGTCGAGCTATGTGCTGCTGACCATCGGTGCGAGCAAAGACCGTGTCCGCGCGGGCATCTCGTACGTGATGGTGTCGATGGTGTCGTCGCTGGTGTTCCTGTTCGGCATCGCCCTGGTCTACGCCGCCACCGGAACCCTCAACCTCGCCGAGATCGCGGTGCGCCTCGACGACGTGTCCAGCGGGACCCGATCGGCGATGTTCGCCGTGCTGCTGGTCGCGTTCGGCATCAAGGCCGCGGTGTTCCCGCTGTCGGCCTGGTTGCCGGACTCCTATCCCACCGCACCGGCACCGGTCACCGCTGTGTTCGCCGGCCTGCTCACCAAGGTCGGTGTGTACGCGATCATCCGCGCGCACTCGCTGCTGTTCCCGTCCGGCGGGCTGGATCCGGTGCTGCTGGTCGCGGCCCTGCTCACCATGCTGATCGGCATCCTCGGTGCGATCGCGCAGAGCGACATCAAGCGGCTGCTGTCGTTCACGCTGGTGAGCCACATCGGCTACATGGTGTTCGGGATCGCGTTGTCCAGCCAGCTCGGTATGTCGGGGGCGATCTACTACGTCGCGCACCACATCCTGGTGCAGACCACGCTGTTCCTCGTGGTGGGGTTGATCGAACGCCAGGCCGGGGCGTCGACCATGCAGCGGCTCGGCGGGCTGGCCGCCGCGAGCCCGCTGCTCGCGTTCGTGTTCGTCGTGCCCGCCCTCAATCTCGGTGGGATTCCGCCGTTCTCCGGGTTCATCGGCAAGGTGGCGCTGCTGGAGGCCGGCGCGCAGGACGGCTCGGTGCTGGCCTGGACGCTGGTCGGCGGCGGTGTGGTGACCAGCCTGCTGACGCTGTACGTGGTCGCCCGCGTGTGGACCAAGGCGTTCTGGCGGTCCCGCGAGGACGCGCCGGAAGGGCACCTGTCGGCCGCGTCGCCGTCGGCGCTGCTCGACGAACCCGAGGACATCGAGTTCGTCGACCGCGACCACGTGGGCCGGATGCCCGCCGGCATGGTCGCGCCGACCGGCGCGCTGATCGCCGTCGGCCTGGCGCTGACGATCTTCGCGGGACCGATCTTCGCCTACAGCGAGCGGGCGTCCGGTGAGGTGCTGGACCGCGGGCAGTACATCACGGCGGTGGTGGGAACCCGATGAGAAGTATCGTGTTGCGCGCCTGGGTGCTGTGCTGGCTGGTGCTGGTCTGGGTGCTGTTGTGGGGCAACCTGTCTGCGGCCAACGTGCTGTCGGGATTGGCGGTCGCGCTGCTGATCACGCTGCTGCTGCCGCTGCCCGCGGTGCCCGTCGAGGGCAAGGTGCACCCGCTATCGCTGCTGTGGCTCCTGCTCACCGTCGCCTACCGGCTGGTGCTGTCCTCGGTGCAGGTGGCGCTGCTCGCCGTCAAACCCAGTCCGCCGCTGTCGGCGGTGCTGCGTGCGCACCTGTCGGTGAAGTCCGATCTGGTGCTGGCGCTGGCGGTCAACATCTTCAACCTGATCCCCGGTTCGATCGTGCTGGAGATCGACCAGTCCCGTCGCATGCTCTACATGCACGTGATCGATGTCGGCTCCGACCGCGCGGTGAGCCGGTTCTACGCCCAGATCGCCGAGGTGGAGCGACTGCTGGTGCGGGCGTTCGAACGCGAAGAGGACTGGCGGCCCACGACGAACGGACGCGACGCATGACGGTCGTCTGGGTGATCGCCGCGGTCATGATCACCGCGGCCGCCGCGATCACGATGTTCCGCTTGCTGGCCGGGCCGAGCACCCTGGACCGGTTGGTCGCCGTCGACACCCTGATCGCGGTGGCCATGTGCGGGGTCGGCATCTGGGCGGCATACAGCCTGGACAGCACCGTGACCTACGGGTTGACCGCGCTGGCGTTGATCAGCTTCGTCGGGTCGGTGAGCGTCGCGCGCTTCCGCGTGCCCGACATCAAGGACGGGCGGGGGCCGCGGTGAACGTCTACGACATCGTCACCGCCGTGCTGGTGCTCGGCGGTTCCACGCTGGCGTTGACCGCCGCGATCGGGGTGGTCCGCTTCCCCGACACGTTGACCCGGATGCACGCCGCCTCCAAACCTCAGGTGCTCGGACTGCTGCTGGTGCTCGCGGGCGCGGCGATCCGGCTGCGGGGCAACGCCGACGTCGGGATGCTGCTGCTCGCGGGGCTCTTCACCGTGATCACCGCCCCGGTCGTCGCCAACCGGGTTGGCCAGCTCGCATACCGGGAACAGAACGTCCGAGACGATCTGTTGACGGCGGACGAGGCGAACGAGTTCGCCGAGCGGACGGAAAGCGGTGCCAATGACCAGGACTGACGGCGACACCTGGGACATCACCGAGAGCGTCGGCGCGACGGCGCTGGGCGTGGCGTGGTCGCGGGCGCAGGAGAAGGACACCGAGTGTCCGTTGTTCATCGATCCGTTCGCCCAACTGTTCATCGACGCCGCCCTCGAGCGCGGCTGGCGGCTGCCCCCGGCGCACATGCTGGACCGGATCCGGGCGATCGGCGGGTACGCGGCGTCGCGCACCAAGTGGTTCGACGAGTTCTTCGTCGCTGCGGGTGCCAACGGCATCGACCAGGTGGTGATCCTGGCTGCCGGGCTGGATGCGCGGGCGTGGCGGCTGCCGTGGGTCGACGGCACCGTCGTCTACGAGATCGACCAGCCCAGGGTGCTGGGGTTCAAGGCCGAGACACTGCGCAAGAACGACGTCTCGCCGGCGACGACGTACATGCCGGTGCCGATCGATCTGCGCGACGACTGGCCGCGGGCGCTGCGCGACGCCGGCTTCGACCCGACCGAGCCGACCGCGTGGGCCGCCGAGGGGCTGTTGCCGTATCTGCCTGCCGCCGGACAGGATCTGCTGTTCGAGCGGATCTCCGACCTCAGCGCGCGGGGCAGCCGGATCGCGGTCGAGGCGTTCGGCGCCGACTTCTTCGATCCGGAGTACCTGGCCAGCAGGCGCGAGAAGCTGCGCGCGTCCCAGCAGGACGGCGACGCCGACGACAGTGCGTTCGACGTGGCGGACATGTGGTTCATCGAGGACCGCACCGAGGTGGCCGACTGGCTGGCCGAGCACGGCTGGGACGTGGCGGCCGTCGAGGCCGCCGATCTCATGGGCCGCTACGGCCGTTGCGCGGCCGGCGAAGTCGACGACGCCACGCCGCGAACGGTTTTCGTCGAGGGCCAGCGCAGCTGCTGACCTACTCGCCGGACAGCTGGAATTCGACCATCGCGGTGACGGTCTCCACCGCGTCGGCAAGAGCCGCAAGCCGGTCGGCGGGGCTCGGCGCGGCCAGCACCGCGTACCGGTCGGCCTGCCCCATCGGCAGCCGGGATGCCAACGCGTACAACCACTTCCCGACATCCCCGGATGCGTCGGCGCCCGCCACCACCTCCCGGGCGTCGACCTGGGCGCCGCGCGCCGCGGCGATCCGCTCGAACAGCGCGACCATCCGGTCCTCCACGGCGCGGATCGCGTCGGTGTCGACGGGGCCGCCGGGCTGATCCGGCCACGGCTCGATCGCCGCCCGCGGATACGGGTCGTCGGGCTGCCATTCCAGCACCCGGATACGTTCGCCCATCACGCATTTCAGGCGGTAGCGACCGTCGCCGTGGTCGCCGACATCGGTGATGTGCGCCAGCGCGCCCACGTCGCTGCGGGTGTCCCCGCCACCGACTTCGCGGCCGGCGGCGATCAGCACCACCCCGAACGCCGGGTCGGACTGGGCCAGGCAGTCGCGGACCAGCGCGGTGTAGCGGGGCTCGAAGATGCGTAGCGGCAGTTCCTCGCCGGGCAGCATCGCGACCTGCAGCGGGAACATCGGCATCGCCGGCATGTCAGATGTCCAGTTCGCCGATCAGCGCGTCGACCACGGCGTGCAGGTCGCCGTCGTGTTCCTCGGCGACACGGCGCTGCCGTTGATAGGACCCGCCGGTGCGGTAGATGTCCTCGACGCGCGCGAGTTCATCGGCGCAGTGCAGCGACGCCGCCACCGGTTCGAGCCGGTTCAGCAGGTCCTCGAGGTCGTCGGTCACCAGCCGCTCGTTGCTGTCGGCGTCCTGGATGATGATCGCGTCCAGACCGTAACGTGCTGCGCGCCACTTGTTTTCCTGCACATGCCACGGCGGCATGGTCGGCAGCGGCTCCCCCGCGTCGAGCCGGCGATCGAGGTCGACGACCAGGCAGTGGGTCAACGCGACCAACGCGCTCAGCTCGCGCAGGTTCGACACCCCGTCGAAGATCCGGATCTCGACGGTGCCGATGTGCGGCGAAGGCCGGATGTCCCAACGGATTTCGTTCATGTGGTCGATGATGCCGGTCTTCTTCTGGTCGTGGACGAAGTGCTCCCATTCGGCCCACGTCTGGAAGTGGAACGGCAACCCGGCCGTCGGCAACTGCTGGAACATCATCGCTCGGTTCGACGCGTACCCGGTGTCCTCGCCGTCCCAGAACGGCGACGACGCCGACAGCGCCAGCAGGTGCGGATAGTGGTTGAGCAGTGAGGTGTTGATCGCCATCACCTTGTGCGCCGAGCGCACCCCGACGTGCACGTGTACACCCCAGATCAGCATCTGCCTGCCCCACCACTGGGTGCGCTTGATCAGTTCGGCGTAGCGCGGTGCGTCGGTCAGGCTGCCCGGCGACCACTGGGCGAACGGATGGGTGCCCGCGCAGAACAACTCCATGTCGCGGTCGCGGACGATCCGGCGCGCGCTGTGCAGCGTTGAGCGCAGGTCGTCCATCGCCTCGGGCACCGAATCGCAGATGCCCGTGACGATTTCGACGGTGTTCCGCAGCAGCTCCTTGTGCACGTGCGGGGTGTCACCGAGTTCCTCGATGACGGCGGTCGCCTCGTTGCTCAGATCACGGGTCTGCGCGTCGACGAGCGCGAACTCCCATTCGACGCCGACCGTGGGCTTCGGTGAGCCCGCGAAATCGATGCGGCTGCTAGCCGGCAGAGATGACACCGCAAGCCACCCGTGCGCCGGCATCACCGGTCGCCAGAGTGGCCGCATCAGGCGGCGGATCGCCGTTGACCTGCTGGTAGCGCTCCGGCGGAATGTTGGCGAAGTTGTCGGCCTTCTCGTGGATGATGATGGCCGTCCCCGCACCCGAGGTGAGCTCCTCGGCGGTGAACGCGTCGGTGGTCGTCACCAGCTTCGCCGACCCGTCCTCGCGGACCTGCAGCGACGACAGGTCGCCGCTGGCGGGGTGGCCGCTGTGGCCGGGCACCTGGAAATGCCCACCGGCGGAGTTGAAGTTGCCCGGCGCGCCGCCGGTCGGGGCGACCGAGTTCGCCTCACACTTGCCGACCTGGTGGATGTGCATGCCGTGGAAGCCCGGGGTCAGCTCGCCCGGGGTGGTGGTCTCCACCGTGACCGTCGCAAAGTCGCCGGTGAACGCGATGTTCGCGGTGGCGACCGGGGTGCCGTCGGCGAGTTTCAGTTCGGCGGTGAGGGTCTCGCCCTGTTCGGCGGCTTCACCCTCCCCGGCAGCCTGCCCACCACCGTGACCGCCGCCGCCTTCGGCGGGCGGCGCCGACGGTGACGGCGAGCCGGTCCAGATCGACGGGGTCGTGCCGGGAGTGTTGCTCGGGATCTCGGGCGCGGAGCATCCGCTGAGCGCGAGAGCGGGAATGCTGAACAAGGCAGCGGCGGCGACGGTCTTGAACATGTGCAAGAGCCTAACCGGTGACCACCACGACCACGCCCGGCGGTTGCTCGGCGAGTGCGGGCACCCGCGGTTCGACCGGTGCTTCGAGCAGTCTGCCCACCTCCTCGGCGGCCTCACGCTCGCCGGGGGCATCGGAGAAGTACACCGTCGTCGCGGTCACGTCCGGCAGTTCGAGGTTGCCGGTGTCGGTGACGTTCCAGCCGGCGTCGCGCAGCCGGTTGGCGGCGCCTTCGGCCGCGCCCTGCACGGTCGAGATGTTGAACACCCGCACCTCGGCCCGCTCCGGTTCGGCCTCCGCCGGGGCACTGGTCGGGGTGCTGGTGACCGTGGAGGTGGCGATCGGTGACTGCGCGTCGGCATCGTCGTCGTCGGAGCCCATCGCCTGGAAACCCACCAACAGGAACACCACGCCCAGAAACAGCAGCACCATGACCATGGCGCGCAGGGGCAGACCGGACGAGTCTCGCTGGTTCATTGCGCCCACCTTATCGACCGGGCCCGCAGGCCTGGCGGAGAACCTCAGGTGACGTCGAAGCCGAGGCGGCGCGCCGCCCGCGCCTTCTGCCTGCTGGCCCGGAGCCGACGCAACCGCTTGACCAGCATCGGATCGGCCGCGAGTGCCTCGGGCCGGTCGACGAGCGCGTTGAGCACCTGGTAGTAGCGGGTGGCCGACATCGAGAACAGCTCTTTGATGGCGTCTTCTTTGGAGCCGGCGTACTTCCACCACTGTCGCTCGAAGGCGAGAATGTCGTGCTCGCGCCGGGTCAGTCCGTCGGAGAGTTCAGAGTTGTCCCCGGATTGCTCAGTCCGCGCGATCGCGCCGTCCATCTGGCTCTTGGACCCTTCCGACAACTTGAATGACATCGCTGTGGTTCGGCGCTCATTCAACCACGGGTTGGGCTGATGAGCGGTCCGACATGCCCGCGAGTCGGGCAGCGGAGATTGCCGACTTAAGATTTTCCGCATGGCCGTCGTTCCGATCCGCATCGTAGGAGATCCCGTCCTGCACACCGCCACCGAGCCGGTGCCCGTCGGGGACGACGGTTCCCTGCCGCCCGACCTCGCGGACCTCATCACCGATCTCTACGACACGATGGACGCGGCGAACGGCGTCGGCCTGGCCGCCAACCAGATCGGGGTGGCCAAGCGGGTGTTCGTCTACGACTGCGCGGAGGTGCGCGGCCGGCTGACCCGTCGGCGCGGCGTGGTGGTCAACCCGGTGCTGGAGACCTCCGAGGTGCCCGAGACCATGCCCGTCCCCGATGACGACGACGAAGGTTGCCTGTCGGTGCCGGGCGAGTCGTTCCCGACGGGCCGCGCGACGTGGGCGAAGGTGACGGGCCTGGACGCCGACGGCACCCCGATCACGCTCGAGGGCACCGACCTGTTCGCGCGGATGCTGCAGCACGAGACCGGCCACCTCGACGGGTTCCTGTACCTGGACCGGTTGGTCGGCAGGCATGCGCGCAGCGCCAAGAAGGCGGTGAAGTCGCACGGGTGGGGTGTGCCGGGGTTGTCGTGGATGCCCGGCAAGGACCCCGACCCGTTCGGTCACTGATGCAGGTGCCGCCGGCCGGGACGCGGGTGATCATCCGGTACCGGTTGCCCGCCGGCTCCGAGCCGCCGCTGACCGATGTCATCGGCCACCTGCTCGCCGACTATCCGAAACTGCAGGTTCGCACCAAACACGGCGAGATCGTCGACGTCGATCCCGCCGATGTCGTCGTGCTCAAGGCGTTGCCCCCGAAAACGGTGCGCACCGCCGACATCCGCAAACTCGAGTACGCCGCCGCGCTCGCGTGGCCGGGCCTGGAGCGCCGGTGGGTCGACGGCTGGCTGCTACGGGCCGCCAACGGACACACCCACCGCGGCAACTCGGCGGTGCCGCTGGGTTTCGACGCCGACGCCTCGGCGATCCCGACGATCATCGACTTCTACGCCGAGCGCGGGCTCACCCCGTGGTTGTCGCTGCCCGACCGGTTGTTCCGTCCACCCGAACGCCCGCCGCACCTCGAAACCGTCGTGATGGCAATCGAATTGGACGGCCCGCCGGAGGCGAGCGGGGTGCTGCTCGCCGGCTCACCCGATGCCGAGTGGCTGCGTCTGCTGCAGCGTGAGTTGCCCGTCGAGGTGCTGACCGCGGTCGTCGACGGGGAGGTCGTGTTCGCGACGGTCCCGGGTGCCGGCGTCGGGCGCGCTGCGGTCACCACGGCGCCCGACGGTGGGCGCTGGGTGGGCCTGTCGTCGGTGCGGGTGGACGAGGCGGCCCGCGGCCGCGGCGTCGCCCGGCGGTTGTGTACGGCACTGCTGGCGTGGGGCGTCGAGAGCGGCGCGACCCGCGGGTACGTGCAGGTGCTGGCCGACAACGCGGTGGCGCTGCACCTGTACGAGTCGATGGGTTTCGTCCCGCAGCACCGCAGCCGCTATCTCGACGCTCGTAGCCTGTAGGCCATGCGCATCGCGACCTGGAACGTCAACTCGATCCGCGCCCGGGTCGAACGTGTCACCGACTGGCTGCAGCGCGCCGACGTCGACGTGTTGGCGATGCAGGAGACCAAGTGCTCCGACGAACAGTTCCCGGTCATGCCGTTCCTCGCGGCGGGCTACGAGGTGGCGCACTGCGGGTTCAACCAGTGGAACGGGGTGGCGATCGCGTCGCGGGTCGGCATCGACAATGTCGAGGTCGGCTTCGACGGTCAGCCGACGTGGAGCGACAAGCCCGAGGTGGAGGCGGCCGCGGAGGCCCGCGCACTGGGGGCCACCTGCAACGGCGTGCGGGTGTGGAGTCTCTACGTGCCCAACGGCCGCTTCGTCGGCTCCCCGCACTATGCGTACAAGTTGGAATGGCTTGCCGCGCTGCGTGATACCGCGCACAAGTGGGTGTCCGACGAGCCGTCCGCGCCGATCGCGCTCGTTGGCGACTGGAACATCGCACCCACCGACGAGGACGTGTGGAGCGTCGATTTCTACCAGAACAGCACGCATGTCACCGCACCGGAGCGCGCGGCGTTCGACGCGATCGTCGAGGCCGGATTCACCGACGTGGTGCGGCCGTTCACCCCCGGCCCCGCGGTGTTCACGTACTGGGATTACACGCAGCTGCGGTTCCCGAAGAACCGCGGCATGCGGATCGACTTCATCCTCGGCTCACCCGCATTCGCACAGCGCGTCGCGCACGGCGAGATCGTCCGCGACGAACGCAAGAGCGGCAAGGACCGCATCGGGTCGCCCAGCGACCACGCCCCTGTGCTGGTCGAACTGACGTAGCCCGGACATGTCGGACGGCCGTGGCATGATGAGGTCATGGTCGAACATACGTTCGAACCCGCCGATCCCGGGGTCAGCCTCGCCGTCATCGAAGAGACGCACCGCGAGGAGTCGAAACTGATGGCACGCCAGATGGTGGCAGTCGCCGACCTGCTGGCGATCCGGACCAGCGAGGCCGAGGGCATCGATCCCGACCCCGGTTGGTCGATGGTCACCGGCTTCACCCGGACCACCGCGGAGGTGGGCGCCGCGCTGAACCTGGCGCCCGTGGAGGCCAGCAAGCTGGTGGCGTGTGCCGAGGCGCTCGACGCCCGGCTGCCGAAGATCTTCGCGCTGCTGGCGGACGGCCGCATCGACTTTCCGAGCGTGCGCTGCATCGTCACCCGCACTGAGCTCGTCGACGACGGACTGATCGGTCAGGTCGACGAGGCGTTGGCGGAGCGCATCGGCCGCTGGCAGACATGGTCGCGCACGCGACTCGTCACCACCGTGGACAGCGTGGTGCACAAGGTCGACCCGGAAGCCGCCAAGGAGCGCCGTGCCCGCGCCGACGGGGACCGGTACGTCAGCACCACGGCTCAGCCCGACGGAACCGCACGACTCCGGGGACGAATCTCGGCCACCGCGGCCGCCGCCTTCGAGCAGCGGATATCTGCGATGGTTAATTTGTTGTGCCCCAACGACCCCCGCACGATGGATCAGCGCCGCGCCGACGCGTTCGCCGCGGTGATGGCGGGCCGCAACCTGGTGTGTGATTGCGGCAGCGACGAATGCCCGACGCGCACGGAGGATACCGAGCAGAGCCGTGGGGTGCTCGCGGTCATCAACGTGATCGCCACCGACACGACCGTCAGCGGTGAGAGCGAGCAGCCGGGGTATCTCGAGGGTTACGGGGTCATCGGCGCAGATGTGGTCCGCGAGATCGCCCAGGACGCCGCGATTCGGCCGTGCGAGCAGCCGACCGTGACCGAGGCTCAGGCGCACAGGTACCAGCCCACTGCGGCGACGGCGCGATGGGTGCGGCAGCGGGATCTGACGTGCCGGTTCCCCGGATGTGATCGCAAGGCGAGCATCTGCGACCTCGACCACACCACGCCGTTCAATCATGCGGATCCGGCGTCCGGCGGGTTGACGGTGCCCTGGGGGTTGGCCGCGTATTGCCGTGAGCACCATCGGCTGAAGACCTTCGTCAGCGGGTCCAACGGCTGGCGTGACGAGCAGCTCGCCGACGGCACGATCGTATGGACCTCGCCGACGGGTCGTGAGTACCGCACGACGCCGATCGGTGCAGAGTTGTTTCCGCAGATGCGCCCGGCATGCGGGGAGCCGACGCCGCGGAAGCGCAGTCGGCAGCGCGAGCGCAAAACGCGGGTGAAGTACCTGCGAAGGAAACTTGCTGTGCAGCGTCCCGTCAACGCCGCCCAGCGCAGGCTGGACTATGCCCGCAAGCGGGAGATCGAGCATCGCAAGTGGCGCAATCAATCTCGCCGATTTCTGATTCTCTTCAAGGGGAACGAGCCCAGCAAGAGCCCCTTCGCCACCTGGATCAACGAGCCGTTCGAGCCCGAGGAGCTGCCGCCGGACTGGCGACCACCACCACTGCCGCCGATACCGGATGATCCCCCGTTCTGACCGGGGTCAGCAGCTGTCTCACCGCGGCGGCGGCCCGCTTGCCCGCGTGCCCGTCGCCGAACGGGTTGCGCTGTTGTGGGACATCGACGCGGCGTTGCGCCAGGCGCCGTGCGGCCTCGCGGCGGATCGTCGCACGGTCGGTGCCGACCAGCACCGCACATCCGGCGTCGATGGCTTCCCGCCGCTCGGTGGTGTTGCGCAGCACCAGCACGGGGACGCCGAAGCTCGGCGCCTCCTCCTGGATCCCGCCGGAGTCGCTCAGCACAAGCGCTGAAAGCTCCAGTGTCCGAATCAGATCGGGATAGTCGAGTGGAGCGGTGATGTGCATGCGCGGCTCGTCGCCGAGCACAGCCTCCACCTCACCGCGCACCACCGGGTTGGGATGTGCCGGCAGGACCGCGACAAGATCGGGATGCGCGGCGAGCACATCGCGCACTGCGTGCAGCACCGAACGCAACGGTTCTCCCCACGACTCGCGGCGGTGGACGGTGACGAGCATCAGCCGGGCGCCGGCCGCGACCTGTTCTTCGACGACCCGCAGCACCGGCACACCGAACGGGCGCACCCGGCCCGCGATCGCGAGCACCGCGTCCACCACGGTGTTGCCGATGACGTGGATATGTTCTGCCGCAACACCTTCGGCGCGCAGGTTGGCCGCGGCGCGCGGCGTCGGCGCCAGGTGCAGCGCCGCGATCTGCGCGATCATCCGCCGGTTGGCTTCTTCGGGGAACGGCGCCTGCAGATCGTGTGACCGCAGCCCGGCTTCCAGGTGCACCACCGGCACCCCGTTCCAGAACGCGGTCAGCGCGCCCACCAGCGCGCTGGTGGTGTCGCCCTGGACGACGACCGCTGACGGCATCCGCTGTCGCATCACGTCGTCGAGCTTGTGCGTCAACTGCGAAACGAGTTCGGCCTGCGTTCCGGTGAGGCGCTCGGGTTCGAGCACCAGGCCCGGTGTCAGCCCGAACGCCGCCAGCGCCTGGTCGAACATCGTCGGGTGCTGGCCGGTGCCGACGACGACCGGTGCGGCCCAACTCTGGTCGAGGGCCAGCGCGAGCGGCGCGAGTTTGACCGCTTCGGGGCGGGTGCCGCCGATCAGCCAAACCTCCGGAACCATCACGGGTCGCCTACCCCGCCGCCCGCGCGCCGAGCGAGGACGCCCACCACTTCGCGACGACCTGCTGCGCCGGCTTCCCGGCGATCGACGTGTCCAGTGCGGTTCCGCCGCGACGCGGGGCGACGGCCCACGTCCAGAAGAACACACCGGCGCACCAGGCTTGACCGGTGAAGGTGGCCAGGAATGCTTCGTAACCGGCGGCCTGCTCATCCGGCGCGGGTCGGCGGCTGATCGTGCCGTCCCATGGCGCGGTGGCCGCACCATGCTGGCTCGGAAACCCGGTCTCGGTGAACAGGATTCGTCGGCCGGTCATTTCGGCGAAGGCCGCGAGTTCGGTTCGCCGGCTGTCGAGCGCGCGCCGGAGCTCCGGCACATCGGTGGTCGGTTCGGTGGTCAGCGACCAGTAGGCGTCGATGCCGACGAGGTCGACCGCGTCCCAGAACGCGACGCGGCGGTACTCGTCGTGGTTGGCCGCGTACACCAGCGGACCCGAGAATGCTTGCCGCACGCCCGCGATGACCGCCAGCCATGCGGGCCGGTCACCGCTGACGCCGCGTAACTCGGTGCCGACCGCCAACTGGTCGACCGAGAGTTCGGCCGCGAGTGCGGCGTAGTGCGTGATGAAGCCGCGGTATGCCGAGAACCAGGCTGTCCGGTCGGCAGGGTCGATCCGGTTGCGGTCCGAGCCGTCGGCCACGTCGACGTGCGGTTTGAGCAACACCTTCAGGCCGTGGCCCCTGGCCAGCGCCACCACCGCGCGAATGTCGTCGTCGGCGACGGTGCTGGACGCCGGACTGATCACCGACGCCGTGCGGGTGCCCTGATACCAGGTCGGCACGATCTGTACCCAGTTTGCGCCCGCCGCAGCCATTTTCGTGAGCGCTTCGCCGGTCGACGGGTCGGTGTATCCATGCTTGTCCCAGGTCGGCAGGACCATGCCGCGCTGTACCGGTGCGGTGGTGATCGTCGGCTCGGCCGGTGTCGGCGCTGGAGCGCATCCGGCCACCAGGGCGAGCACGACCACGAGTGCCCGGATCACCGGGACGACCATTCGGGGTCGAGCATGGCCTCGCGCAGGGCCTCGCAGTAGGTCAGGTCCCACACCACGCTCATCGCGGCCATGCCGGCG
The window above is part of the Mycolicibacterium rutilum genome. Proteins encoded here:
- a CDS encoding glycoside hydrolase family 113, which translates into the protein MIRALVVVLALVAGCAPAPTPAEPTITTAPVQRGMVLPTWDKHGYTDPSTGEALTKMAAAGANWVQIVPTWYQGTRTASVISPASSTVADDDIRAVVALARGHGLKVLLKPHVDVADGSDRNRIDPADRTAWFSAYRGFITHYAALAAELSVDQLAVGTELRGVSGDRPAWLAVIAGVRQAFSGPLVYAANHDEYRRVAFWDAVDLVGIDAYWSLTTEPTTDVPELRRALDSRRTELAAFAEMTGRRILFTETGFPSQHGAATAPWDGTISRRPAPDEQAAGYEAFLATFTGQAWCAGVFFWTWAVAPRRGGTALDTSIAGKPAQQVVAKWWASSLGARAAG
- a CDS encoding HNH endonuclease signature motif containing protein is translated as MVEHTFEPADPGVSLAVIEETHREESKLMARQMVAVADLLAIRTSEAEGIDPDPGWSMVTGFTRTTAEVGAALNLAPVEASKLVACAEALDARLPKIFALLADGRIDFPSVRCIVTRTELVDDGLIGQVDEALAERIGRWQTWSRTRLVTTVDSVVHKVDPEAAKERRARADGDRYVSTTAQPDGTARLRGRISATAAAAFEQRISAMVNLLCPNDPRTMDQRRADAFAAVMAGRNLVCDCGSDECPTRTEDTEQSRGVLAVINVIATDTTVSGESEQPGYLEGYGVIGADVVREIAQDAAIRPCEQPTVTEAQAHRYQPTAATARWVRQRDLTCRFPGCDRKASICDLDHTTPFNHADPASGGLTVPWGLAAYCREHHRLKTFVSGSNGWRDEQLADGTIVWTSPTGREYRTTPIGAELFPQMRPACGEPTPRKRSRQRERKTRVKYLRRKLAVQRPVNAAQRRLDYARKREIEHRKWRNQSRRFLILFKGNEPSKSPFATWINEPFEPEELPPDWRPPPLPPIPDDPPF
- a CDS encoding N-acetylglutamate synthase, CG3035 family encodes the protein MQVPPAGTRVIIRYRLPAGSEPPLTDVIGHLLADYPKLQVRTKHGEIVDVDPADVVVLKALPPKTVRTADIRKLEYAAALAWPGLERRWVDGWLLRAANGHTHRGNSAVPLGFDADASAIPTIIDFYAERGLTPWLSLPDRLFRPPERPPHLETVVMAIELDGPPEASGVLLAGSPDAEWLRLLQRELPVEVLTAVVDGEVVFATVPGAGVGRAAVTTAPDGGRWVGLSSVRVDEAARGRGVARRLCTALLAWGVESGATRGYVQVLADNAVALHLYESMGFVPQHRSRYLDARSL
- the wecB gene encoding non-hydrolyzing UDP-N-acetylglucosamine 2-epimerase, with amino-acid sequence MVPEVWLIGGTRPEAVKLAPLALALDQSWAAPVVVGTGQHPTMFDQALAAFGLTPGLVLEPERLTGTQAELVSQLTHKLDDVMRQRMPSAVVVQGDTTSALVGALTAFWNGVPVVHLEAGLRSHDLQAPFPEEANRRMIAQIAALHLAPTPRAAANLRAEGVAAEHIHVIGNTVVDAVLAIAGRVRPFGVPVLRVVEEQVAAGARLMLVTVHRRESWGEPLRSVLHAVRDVLAAHPDLVAVLPAHPNPVVRGEVEAVLGDEPRMHITAPLDYPDLIRTLELSALVLSDSGGIQEEAPSFGVPVLVLRNTTERREAIDAGCAVLVGTDRATIRREAARRLAQRRVDVPQQRNPFGDGHAGKRAAAAVRQLLTPVRTGDHPVSAAVVVVASPAAAPRARTAR
- a CDS encoding exodeoxyribonuclease III, whose translation is MRIATWNVNSIRARVERVTDWLQRADVDVLAMQETKCSDEQFPVMPFLAAGYEVAHCGFNQWNGVAIASRVGIDNVEVGFDGQPTWSDKPEVEAAAEARALGATCNGVRVWSLYVPNGRFVGSPHYAYKLEWLAALRDTAHKWVSDEPSAPIALVGDWNIAPTDEDVWSVDFYQNSTHVTAPERAAFDAIVEAGFTDVVRPFTPGPAVFTYWDYTQLRFPKNRGMRIDFILGSPAFAQRVAHGEIVRDERKSGKDRIGSPSDHAPVLVELT